One genomic segment of Tursiops truncatus isolate mTurTru1 chromosome 4, mTurTru1.mat.Y, whole genome shotgun sequence includes these proteins:
- the AGPAT3 gene encoding 1-acyl-sn-glycerol-3-phosphate acyltransferase gamma isoform X3, with protein MGLLAFLKTQFVVHLLIGFVFVVSGLIINSIQLCTLVLWPVNKQLYRRLNCRLAYSLWSQLVMLLEWWSCTECTLFTDQATVGHFGKEHVVIILNHNFEIDFLCGWTMCERFGVLGSSKVLAKRELLYVPLIGWTWYFLEIVFCKRKWEEDRDAVIKGLRRLADYPEYVWFLLYCEGTRFTEKKHRVSMEVAASKGLPVLKYHLLPRTKGFTTAVQCLRGTVAAVYDVTLNFRGNKNPSLLGILYGKKYEADMCVRRFPLEEIPLDEKEAAQWLHKLYQEKVTPGPFEDPALPHWSAGPPGSPQAS; from the exons ATGGGCCTGCTTGCCTTCCTGAAGACCCAGTTCGTCGTGCACCTCCTCATCGGCTTTGTCTTCGTGGTGAGCGGGCTGATCATCAACTCCATCCAGCTCTGCACACTCGTCCTCTGGCCCGTGAACAAGCAGCTGTACCGCCGGCTCAACTGCCGCCTTGCATACTCGCTCTGGAGCC AGCTGGTCATGCTTCTGGAGTGGTGGTCATGCACGGAGTGCACCCTGTTCACCGACCAGGCCACGGTGGGCCACTTCGGGAAGGAGCATGTGGTCATCATCCTGAACCACAACTTCGAAATCGACTTCCTCTGTGGGTGGACCATGTGTGAGCGCTTTGGCGTGCTGGGG AGTTCCAAAGTCCTGGCTAAAAGGGAGCTGCTGTACGTGCCCCTCATCGGCTGGACGTGGTACTTCCTGGAGATCGTGTTCTGCAAACGGAAATGGGAGGAGGACCGGGATGCCGTCATCAAAGGGCTAAGGCGCCTGGCTGACTACCCCGAATACGTGTGG TTTCTCCTGTACTGTGAGGGCACGCGCTTCACGGAGAAGAAGCATCGGGTCAGCATGGAGGTGGCCGCCTCCAAGGGGCTGCCCGTCCTCAAGTACCACCTGCTGCCTCGGACCAAGGGCTTCACCACCGCGGTCCAGTGCCTCCGTGGGACAG TCGCAGCTGTCTACGACGTCACACTGAACTTCCGAGGAAACAAGAACCCGTCTTTGCTGGGGATCCTCTACGGGAAGAAGTACGAGGCGGACATGTGTGTGAG GAGATTTCCTCTGGAAGAGATCCCGCTGGATGAAAAGGAAGCGGCTCAGTGGCTTCATAAACTCTACCAGGAGAAG
- the AGPAT3 gene encoding 1-acyl-sn-glycerol-3-phosphate acyltransferase gamma isoform X4, with protein MGLLAFLKTQFVVHLLIGFVFVVSGLIINSIQLCTLVLWPVNKQLYRRLNCRLAYSLWSQLVMLLEWWSCTECTLFTDQATVGHFGKEHVVIILNHNFEIDFLCGWTMCERFGVLGSSKVLAKRELLYVPLIGWTWYFLEIVFCKRKWEEDRDAVIKGLRRLADYPEYVWFLLYCEGTRFTEKKHRVSMEVAASKGLPVLKYHLLPRTKGFTTAVQCLRGTVAAVYDVTLNFRGNKNPSLLGILYGKKYEADMCVRRFPLEEIPLDEKEAAQWLHKLYQEKILESAPKYYLKTHETCWNFHWHEAG; from the exons ATGGGCCTGCTTGCCTTCCTGAAGACCCAGTTCGTCGTGCACCTCCTCATCGGCTTTGTCTTCGTGGTGAGCGGGCTGATCATCAACTCCATCCAGCTCTGCACACTCGTCCTCTGGCCCGTGAACAAGCAGCTGTACCGCCGGCTCAACTGCCGCCTTGCATACTCGCTCTGGAGCC AGCTGGTCATGCTTCTGGAGTGGTGGTCATGCACGGAGTGCACCCTGTTCACCGACCAGGCCACGGTGGGCCACTTCGGGAAGGAGCATGTGGTCATCATCCTGAACCACAACTTCGAAATCGACTTCCTCTGTGGGTGGACCATGTGTGAGCGCTTTGGCGTGCTGGGG AGTTCCAAAGTCCTGGCTAAAAGGGAGCTGCTGTACGTGCCCCTCATCGGCTGGACGTGGTACTTCCTGGAGATCGTGTTCTGCAAACGGAAATGGGAGGAGGACCGGGATGCCGTCATCAAAGGGCTAAGGCGCCTGGCTGACTACCCCGAATACGTGTGG TTTCTCCTGTACTGTGAGGGCACGCGCTTCACGGAGAAGAAGCATCGGGTCAGCATGGAGGTGGCCGCCTCCAAGGGGCTGCCCGTCCTCAAGTACCACCTGCTGCCTCGGACCAAGGGCTTCACCACCGCGGTCCAGTGCCTCCGTGGGACAG TCGCAGCTGTCTACGACGTCACACTGAACTTCCGAGGAAACAAGAACCCGTCTTTGCTGGGGATCCTCTACGGGAAGAAGTACGAGGCGGACATGTGTGTGAG GAGATTTCCTCTGGAAGAGATCCCGCTGGATGAAAAGGAAGCGGCTCAGTGGCTTCATAAACTCTACCAGGAGAAG